From the genome of Mycobacterium dioxanotrophicus, one region includes:
- a CDS encoding vitamin K epoxide reductase family protein — MTVTTESQAEAAQSVEQPGVEVAKTSAVWVLIAGVVGLAAALTLTYEKIEILINPKYVPSCSINPVLSCGSVMVTPQASVFGFPNPMIGIVAFTVVVVTGVLAVANVRLPRWYWAGLAVGTLLGAVFVHWLIFQSLYRIGALCPYCMGVWAVTIPLLVVASSIALEPLHGNAVLRVIHQWRWSLVALWFTALILLIVARFWNYWSTLL; from the coding sequence GTGACCGTGACCACGGAGTCGCAGGCAGAAGCCGCGCAGTCCGTCGAACAGCCGGGTGTCGAGGTCGCCAAGACCAGCGCCGTATGGGTGCTGATCGCCGGGGTGGTCGGCTTGGCCGCCGCACTGACGCTGACGTACGAGAAGATCGAAATACTGATCAACCCCAAGTACGTCCCGTCCTGCAGCATCAACCCGGTGCTGTCGTGCGGCTCCGTGATGGTCACGCCCCAGGCGTCGGTGTTCGGCTTCCCCAACCCGATGATCGGCATCGTCGCGTTCACCGTCGTCGTGGTCACCGGTGTCCTCGCGGTCGCGAATGTGCGTCTGCCGCGGTGGTACTGGGCGGGTCTGGCGGTCGGCACCCTGCTCGGGGCGGTGTTCGTGCACTGGCTGATCTTCCAGAGCCTCTACCGCATCGGCGCGCTGTGCCCGTACTGCATGGGAGTCTGGGCGGTCACCATTCCGCTGCTGGTGGTGGCTTCCTCGATCGCCCTGGAACCGCTGCACGGCAACGCGGTGCTGCGGGTCATCCATCAGTGGCGATGGTCGCTGGTGGCGCTGTGGTTCACGGCGCTGATCCTTCTGATCGTGGCGCGGTTCTGGAACTACTGGTCGACGCTGCTCTAA
- a CDS encoding alpha/beta hydrolase: MSESLPGRGTAKQVLLRRATKLTFAALPRIPERSKRLLLGGRPVELDGNTLDSTLQMLLLAQRAAGQGGLVGDFRPDCGVESSRAQLRAQASLLSPPIRADVSEMSIPGPAGPIPARHYVPDGSGPAPTSALLVFFHGGGFVLGDLDTHDSLCRLICRDGGIQVLSVDYRLAPEHKAPAAADDAYAAYQWALQHAAGLGATRIVVGGDSAGGNLAAVVSQRAHTDGLPLPDLQLLLYPVTDFSSQTRSRTLFADGFFLTKRDIDWCFGHYLGGSDVSPEDPIVSPLLTEDLAGLPPALVFTAGFDPLRDEGNRYAAALREAGVLVDLREERSLIHGFGNFFPLAGGSATATTAMISALRAHLSHA, translated from the coding sequence ATGAGTGAAAGTCTGCCAGGCCGGGGCACTGCCAAGCAGGTCCTGCTGCGCCGGGCGACAAAGCTCACGTTCGCTGCGTTGCCGCGTATCCCCGAACGGAGCAAGCGACTTCTGCTCGGCGGCCGCCCGGTCGAACTGGACGGCAACACCCTGGACTCCACGCTGCAGATGCTGCTGTTGGCGCAGCGCGCCGCCGGACAGGGTGGTCTGGTCGGCGACTTCCGGCCCGACTGCGGCGTGGAATCGTCACGCGCTCAGCTGCGGGCGCAGGCATCCCTGTTGAGCCCGCCGATCCGTGCTGACGTCTCGGAGATGTCGATTCCCGGGCCGGCCGGACCGATTCCGGCGCGGCACTACGTGCCGGACGGATCGGGCCCGGCCCCCACATCGGCGCTGCTGGTGTTCTTTCACGGCGGTGGATTCGTGCTGGGAGACCTGGATACCCACGACAGCCTGTGCCGGCTGATCTGCCGTGACGGCGGAATCCAGGTGCTGTCGGTGGACTACCGGCTGGCCCCCGAACACAAGGCCCCGGCCGCCGCCGACGATGCCTATGCGGCCTACCAGTGGGCTTTGCAGCACGCCGCGGGCCTGGGTGCGACGCGCATCGTGGTCGGTGGGGACAGTGCGGGCGGCAACCTGGCCGCCGTCGTCAGCCAGCGGGCCCACACGGACGGTCTGCCCCTGCCCGATCTGCAACTGCTGCTCTACCCGGTCACGGATTTCTCCAGCCAGACCCGCTCGCGCACGTTGTTCGCCGACGGGTTCTTCCTGACCAAGCGCGATATCGACTGGTGCTTCGGCCACTACCTGGGTGGCTCCGACGTCAGTCCCGAGGACCCCATCGTGTCTCCTCTGCTCACCGAGGACCTGGCGGGACTGCCGCCCGCCCTGGTGTTCACGGCGGGTTTCGACCCGCTGCGCGACGAGGGCAACCGGTATGCCGCGGCCCTGAGAGAGGCTGGAGTGCTGGTCGATCTTCGCGAGGAGCGCTCCCTGATTCACGGCTTCGGCAACTTCTTCCCGCTCGCCGGCGGCAGCGCCACGGCAACCACCGCGATGATCTCAGCCCTGCGGGCACATCTCAGCCACGCCTGA
- a CDS encoding aldo/keto reductase, translated as MNPRVALNDGNSIPQVGLGVWQTPPDETERAVTAALQSGYRHIDTAAAYQNEVETGRALASAGVPRDEVFLVTKLWNGDQGYDATLGAFEASLDRLGVDYLDLYLIHWPVPAKNAYVDTFKAFAHLRDQGRIRSIGVSNFEPEHLKILIDSTGIVPAVNQIELHPLLPQRELREVHTQLGIATEAWSPLGQGSLLADPVITEIAAAHGKTPAQVLIRWHIQLGNIVIPKSVNPERIASNFDVFDFELSEQDIASIASLENGTRLGPDPRTFNFTG; from the coding sequence GTGAACCCACGCGTCGCACTCAACGACGGTAATTCCATACCCCAGGTCGGCCTGGGCGTCTGGCAGACCCCTCCGGACGAGACCGAACGCGCGGTCACCGCTGCTCTGCAGTCCGGCTACCGCCACATCGATACTGCCGCTGCCTACCAGAACGAGGTCGAGACGGGTAGGGCCCTGGCGTCCGCCGGGGTGCCGCGCGACGAGGTGTTCCTGGTCACCAAACTGTGGAACGGCGACCAGGGCTACGACGCCACCCTGGGCGCATTCGAGGCCAGCCTGGACCGGCTCGGTGTGGACTACCTGGATCTTTACCTGATCCACTGGCCGGTGCCCGCCAAGAACGCCTACGTCGACACCTTCAAGGCGTTCGCCCATCTGCGGGATCAGGGCCGCATCCGGTCGATCGGCGTGAGCAACTTCGAACCGGAGCATCTGAAGATCCTGATCGACTCCACCGGCATCGTGCCCGCGGTCAACCAGATCGAACTGCACCCGTTGCTGCCGCAGCGCGAGCTTCGCGAGGTTCATACCCAGCTCGGGATCGCCACCGAGGCGTGGAGCCCGCTGGGCCAAGGCTCGCTGCTGGCCGATCCCGTCATCACCGAGATTGCCGCCGCACATGGGAAAACACCGGCCCAGGTGCTTATCAGGTGGCATATCCAGCTGGGTAATATCGTCATCCCCAAGTCGGTGAACCCCGAACGGATTGCGAGCAATTTCGACGTGTTTGATTTCGAGCTCAGCGAGCAGGACATCGCGTCCATCGCGTCGCTCGAGAACGGCACCCGGTTGGGTCCCGATCCTCGAACCTTCAATTTCACAGGGTAG
- a CDS encoding aldo/keto reductase: protein MTPSDGAAIPTITLNDGNTIPVVGLGVGALSDSEAEQAVSAALQAGYRLIDTAASYGNEAGVGRAIAASGIPREEIYVTTKLATPDQGYKSSQNAARASLERLGLDYVDLYLIHWPAGDTSKYVDSWGGLMKVKEDGVSRSVGVANFSPEDLSTIIGLTFYTPAVNQIELHPLLNQSAWRAANAENNVATEAYSPLGVGNLLDNPAITAVADAHGKTAAQVLIRWSVQLGNIVISRSTNPDRIASNLGVFDFELTDDEMTTLNGLDDGTRFRPDPATYTG, encoded by the coding sequence ATGACCCCATCGGACGGGGCGGCGATTCCCACCATCACTCTCAATGACGGCAATACGATCCCGGTCGTCGGTCTGGGAGTCGGGGCGCTGTCGGATTCCGAAGCCGAGCAGGCGGTTTCGGCCGCATTGCAGGCGGGCTACCGGTTGATCGACACCGCGGCCTCCTACGGCAACGAGGCTGGGGTCGGGCGGGCGATCGCCGCGTCGGGCATCCCACGCGAGGAGATCTACGTGACCACGAAGCTGGCCACGCCCGATCAGGGCTACAAGTCCTCGCAGAACGCCGCCCGGGCCAGCCTCGAACGGCTCGGCCTGGACTACGTCGACCTCTATCTCATCCACTGGCCCGCCGGCGACACCAGCAAGTACGTCGACAGCTGGGGCGGTCTGATGAAGGTCAAGGAAGACGGTGTGTCGCGCTCGGTCGGGGTCGCGAACTTCAGCCCTGAGGACCTGTCGACCATCATCGGCCTGACGTTCTACACACCGGCGGTGAACCAGATCGAGCTGCATCCGCTGCTCAATCAGAGCGCCTGGCGCGCCGCCAACGCCGAGAACAACGTCGCCACCGAGGCCTACAGCCCGCTCGGCGTCGGCAACCTCCTGGACAACCCGGCCATCACGGCCGTCGCCGACGCGCACGGCAAGACCGCGGCCCAGGTGTTGATCCGGTGGAGCGTCCAACTGGGCAACATCGTCATCTCCCGGTCGACCAACCCCGACCGGATCGCCTCCAACCTCGGCGTGTTCGACTTCGAGCTGACCGACGACGAGATGACGACCCTCAACGGGCTCGACGACGGAACCCGGTTCCGACCGGATCCGGCCACCTACACCGGCTAG
- a CDS encoding TetR/AcrR family transcriptional regulator has translation MAPDPTTPSARQIELLESAYKYALTHGLAEMSLRPLASAIGSSPRVLLFLFGSKDGLVRALLARARSDELELMDRLRHAADSDRAGFGAAVEQIWGWLAADEHQPLLTLWAEAYARSLVEADGAWAGFARDTVEDWLEVLAEHQAPQDKSSAEGIARRTLALAVLRGGLLDLLATGDKERVDRAVRLHLATLGTF, from the coding sequence GTGGCCCCGGATCCGACAACCCCGTCCGCCCGCCAGATCGAACTTCTGGAGAGCGCCTATAAGTACGCGCTGACCCATGGTCTGGCCGAGATGTCGTTGCGGCCGTTGGCGTCGGCGATCGGCTCCAGCCCGCGGGTGCTGCTCTTCCTGTTCGGCAGCAAGGACGGCCTGGTACGCGCGCTGTTGGCGCGCGCACGCTCCGACGAACTCGAACTGATGGACCGCCTGCGCCATGCCGCTGACTCGGATCGCGCCGGATTCGGCGCAGCCGTCGAGCAGATCTGGGGATGGCTCGCCGCCGACGAGCATCAGCCGTTGCTCACACTGTGGGCCGAGGCCTACGCCCGCTCACTGGTGGAAGCAGACGGCGCGTGGGCGGGTTTCGCGCGTGACACAGTCGAGGACTGGCTGGAAGTCTTGGCGGAACATCAAGCGCCGCAAGACAAGAGCAGTGCCGAAGGCATCGCGCGTCGTACCCTGGCGCTGGCCGTGCTGCGCGGTGGCCTGCTCGATCTACTGGCCACCGGCGACAAGGAGCGAGTTGACCGCGCGGTCCGCCTACACCTGGCCACATTGGGCACCTTCTGA
- a CDS encoding GNAT family N-acetyltransferase, whose amino-acid sequence MSLSVEQSRIVVRRVDRPGDLGWVVMAHGEIYHEQFGWTTDFEALVARIVADFAAQHNPATEAGWIAEVDGERAGCIFCVQGDDPGVAKLRILLVSPRARGLGLGARLVDECLRFARDAGYCQVTLWTNDVLTSARKIYQGFGFRLIDEEPHHSFGQDLNGQNWLLDL is encoded by the coding sequence ATGTCGTTGAGTGTCGAGCAGTCACGGATCGTGGTGCGCCGCGTGGACCGCCCCGGCGATCTCGGATGGGTCGTGATGGCCCACGGCGAGATCTATCACGAGCAGTTCGGGTGGACCACCGATTTCGAGGCGCTGGTCGCCAGGATCGTGGCCGACTTTGCCGCACAACACAATCCGGCAACCGAAGCCGGTTGGATCGCCGAGGTCGACGGCGAACGCGCCGGGTGCATCTTCTGCGTGCAAGGCGACGATCCGGGGGTTGCAAAGCTACGGATCTTGTTGGTCTCGCCGCGGGCCAGGGGCCTCGGGCTGGGTGCCCGACTGGTCGACGAATGCTTGCGGTTCGCGCGTGACGCCGGCTACTGCCAGGTCACGCTGTGGACCAACGACGTACTGACCTCAGCTCGAAAGATCTACCAGGGGTTCGGGTTTCGACTCATCGATGAAGAACCTCACCACAGCTTCGGCCAGGACCTCAACGGCCAGAACTGGCTTCTCGACCTCTAG
- a CDS encoding HNH endonuclease family protein produces MNRLAWLAVAVALTVIVAVQVTLSAQRSSRFVAEADAPTVAAGTDVLAGIPEIPVRVRGNDYRRAAFGEAWDDDNSAPGGHNGCDTRNDILDRDLVDKTYVAIKRCPTAVATGTLRDPYTNAVVAFVRGNQVGASVQIDHIVPLALAWDLGARAWPEDLRLRFANDPANLLAVQGRANQDKGDQEPARWMPPNHAFWCQYAVAFVAVLRGYGLPVDVPSAAVLREAAGTCPTG; encoded by the coding sequence GTGAACCGGCTGGCGTGGCTGGCGGTTGCGGTCGCGTTGACCGTGATCGTCGCGGTTCAGGTGACGTTGTCGGCGCAGCGGTCCAGCCGGTTCGTCGCCGAAGCCGACGCGCCGACGGTGGCGGCGGGCACGGACGTGCTGGCCGGGATACCGGAGATTCCGGTTCGGGTGCGCGGCAACGATTATCGCCGTGCCGCCTTCGGGGAGGCGTGGGACGACGACAACAGCGCGCCGGGCGGGCACAACGGCTGCGACACCCGCAACGACATTCTCGATCGTGATCTCGTGGACAAGACCTACGTCGCCATCAAGCGCTGCCCGACCGCGGTGGCGACCGGCACCCTGCGCGACCCGTACACCAACGCGGTGGTGGCGTTCGTCCGCGGCAACCAGGTCGGCGCCTCGGTCCAGATCGACCACATCGTGCCGCTGGCGCTGGCCTGGGATCTGGGCGCCCGTGCCTGGCCTGAGGACCTGCGACTGCGGTTCGCCAACGACCCCGCCAATCTGCTTGCGGTACAAGGACGGGCGAATCAGGACAAGGGTGACCAGGAACCTGCGCGCTGGATGCCGCCCAACCACGCATTCTGGTGTCAGTACGCCGTGGCCTTCGTCGCGGTGCTGCGGGGCTACGGTTTGCCGGTCGACGTGCCCTCGGCGGCCGTGCTGCGCGAAGCTGCCGGGACCTGCCCGACGGGCTAG
- the recG gene encoding ATP-dependent DNA helicase RecG has protein sequence MAGLADRLDLVIGAKSAKPLEEHFGIRTVNDLLRHYPRKYSDGMTVRGEGEALDLEEGEHVTFIEVVTETKEGTMKPVFDKKTGRQKTRKWLRVTLGKHRPAVTATFFNAGWMAGKLPVDTRLMLSGEVKYFRNTLQLDHPAFLVLDSPLGKQFGTKSLKTIATASGASGEDMLAAFEREFFPIYPACAKVQSWDIYSCVRQVLDVLDPVPDPLPEAFVRQRNLMTEDEALRAVHLAENAAQRDRAAERLTYDEAIGLQWGLVARRHGELSESGPPAPWTDDGLAVELLRTLPFDLTVGQREVLDVVSAELASTRPMNRMLQGEVGSGKTIVSVLAMLQMVDAGYQCALLAPTEVLAAQHARSVRDALGPLAMAGELGGAEHGTRVALLTGSMSAPQKRQVREEVASGAAGIVIGTHALLQDAVEFANLGMVVVDEQHRFGVEQRDALRAKAPEGLTPHLLVMTATPIPRTVALTVYGDLETSTLRELPRGRQPITSNTIFVSQKPAWLDRAWARIREEVAAGRQAYVVASRIDESDKDGKDANGGRQAGPPPVTVVELFDGLQRGPLSGLRLGLMHGRLSGDEKDAVMAAFRAGELDVLVCTTVIEVGVDVPNATVMVVMDADRFGISQLHQLRGRIGRGQHPSLCLLATRLPETSKAGERIKAVAGTLDGFALADLDLDERREGDVLGLNQSGRTINLRFLSLREHLEVITDAREYCESLYETDPNNAGMALLAAQFVETDRVEYLDKS, from the coding sequence GTGGCCGGCCTCGCCGACCGGCTGGACCTCGTGATCGGGGCCAAGTCGGCCAAGCCGCTCGAGGAGCACTTCGGTATCCGCACCGTCAACGATCTGCTGCGGCACTACCCCCGCAAATACAGCGACGGCATGACCGTCCGCGGCGAGGGCGAGGCGCTTGATCTGGAAGAGGGCGAACACGTCACCTTCATCGAGGTCGTCACCGAGACCAAGGAAGGGACGATGAAGCCGGTCTTCGACAAGAAGACCGGACGACAGAAGACCCGCAAATGGCTGCGCGTCACACTCGGCAAGCACCGGCCGGCCGTCACCGCAACGTTTTTCAACGCGGGGTGGATGGCCGGCAAGCTTCCGGTCGACACCAGGCTCATGCTCTCCGGCGAGGTCAAGTATTTCCGCAACACCCTGCAGCTGGACCATCCGGCCTTCCTGGTGCTCGACTCGCCGTTGGGCAAGCAGTTCGGCACCAAGTCGCTGAAAACCATTGCGACCGCCTCTGGGGCCAGCGGCGAGGACATGCTGGCGGCGTTCGAGCGGGAGTTCTTCCCGATCTACCCGGCCTGCGCCAAGGTGCAGAGCTGGGACATCTACTCGTGCGTGCGCCAGGTGCTCGACGTGCTCGACCCGGTGCCGGATCCATTGCCGGAAGCTTTTGTCCGGCAACGGAATCTGATGACCGAAGACGAGGCGTTGCGGGCCGTTCACCTGGCCGAGAACGCGGCGCAGCGCGACCGGGCCGCCGAACGGCTGACCTATGACGAGGCCATCGGGCTGCAATGGGGTCTGGTCGCGCGGCGGCATGGCGAGCTGAGCGAGTCCGGCCCGCCCGCGCCGTGGACCGACGACGGGCTGGCCGTCGAGTTGCTGCGCACGCTGCCGTTCGACCTCACGGTGGGCCAGCGGGAGGTCCTCGACGTGGTGTCGGCAGAACTGGCCTCGACGCGCCCGATGAACCGGATGCTGCAGGGCGAGGTCGGCTCCGGCAAGACGATCGTGTCGGTGCTGGCGATGCTGCAGATGGTCGATGCCGGCTATCAGTGCGCACTGCTGGCGCCGACGGAAGTCCTTGCCGCCCAACATGCCCGGTCTGTGCGCGACGCGTTGGGGCCGCTGGCGATGGCGGGTGAGCTCGGCGGTGCCGAGCACGGCACGCGGGTCGCGCTGCTGACCGGCTCGATGTCGGCACCGCAGAAGCGGCAGGTGCGTGAGGAGGTCGCCTCGGGTGCGGCAGGCATCGTGATCGGCACCCACGCGCTGCTGCAGGATGCGGTGGAGTTCGCCAACCTCGGCATGGTGGTGGTCGACGAGCAGCACCGGTTCGGCGTCGAGCAGCGGGATGCCTTGCGCGCCAAGGCTCCTGAGGGCCTGACTCCGCACCTGCTGGTGATGACGGCGACCCCGATCCCGCGCACCGTCGCGCTCACGGTGTACGGCGACCTGGAGACCTCGACGCTGCGGGAACTGCCGCGTGGCCGCCAGCCCATCACCAGCAACACCATCTTCGTGTCGCAGAAGCCGGCCTGGCTGGACCGGGCGTGGGCACGGATCCGCGAGGAGGTGGCCGCCGGCCGTCAGGCCTACGTGGTGGCGTCGCGCATCGACGAATCCGACAAGGACGGCAAGGACGCCAATGGCGGCAGGCAGGCCGGCCCGCCGCCGGTCACCGTCGTCGAGTTGTTCGATGGGCTGCAACGCGGGCCGCTGTCCGGGTTGCGGCTGGGGCTCATGCACGGCCGGTTGTCCGGCGACGAGAAGGACGCGGTCATGGCGGCGTTCCGCGCCGGCGAACTCGACGTCCTGGTGTGCACCACCGTCATCGAGGTGGGCGTCGACGTGCCCAACGCCACCGTGATGGTGGTGATGGACGCCGACCGATTCGGCATCAGCCAGCTGCACCAGCTCCGCGGCCGCATCGGTCGTGGGCAGCATCCCAGCCTGTGCCTGCTGGCCACCCGGCTGCCGGAGACCTCCAAGGCGGGGGAGCGCATCAAGGCGGTCGCGGGCACCCTCGACGGCTTCGCCCTCGCCGATCTCGATCTCGACGAGCGTCGCGAGGGGGATGTGTTGGGGCTCAACCAGTCCGGGCGAACCATCAATCTGCGCTTCCTGTCGCTGCGCGAACATCTCGAGGTGATCACCGACGCCCGAGAATACTGCGAATCGCTCTACGAAACGGACCCGAACAACGCGGGAATGGCCTTGCTGGCAGCCCAGTTCGTCGAGACCGACCGGGTCGAGTATCTGGACAAGTCGTGA
- a CDS encoding DAK2 domain-containing protein: MAAGRLDASALRKWAHTAVGDLIAHTDEINRLNVFPVPDADTGTNMLFTMRSAWAQVDAQPAGDVAQVAAALAAGALQGARGNSGVILSQILLAVAEVVASAAAQRDGDLYDIDGVLYGAALRHAVALVVASMGEPVPGTIVSVLQAAAGAAEHCAADGAELGAVTVAAADAAAAALDQTPHQLDVLAEAGVVDSGGRGLLVLLDAMASTIAGHTARRPTYQPSAGPALPAAGTSAPPQFEVMYLLSGCGADAVEGLRAALDQLGESVTIATSGSNEFSVHVHVDDAGAAVEAGLAVGTPSRIQITALLGGPDTRPAGGWAKARAVLAVVDGDGGAELFAGEGAAVLRPADGEAISAKQLLRALVDAGAAQVMVLPNGYVAAEELVAGCTAAIGWGIDVVPVPTGSMVQGLAALAVHDGDRQAVDDGYTMARAAAGARHGSVRVATEEALTWAGTCKPGDGLGIAGDEVLIVGPDVTTAAAGLIDLLLLAGGELITVLTGDGVAPDVGKALQEHVHREHLGAELVTYHTGHRGDALLIGVE; encoded by the coding sequence GTGGCTGCTGGACGGCTCGACGCCTCCGCTCTGCGGAAGTGGGCGCACACCGCCGTCGGTGACCTGATCGCGCACACCGACGAGATCAACCGGCTCAACGTTTTCCCGGTGCCCGACGCCGACACCGGCACCAACATGCTGTTCACGATGCGCTCGGCGTGGGCGCAGGTGGATGCTCAACCGGCCGGCGACGTCGCGCAGGTGGCAGCCGCACTGGCTGCGGGGGCGCTGCAGGGCGCCCGCGGGAACTCCGGGGTGATCCTGTCGCAAATCCTGCTGGCCGTCGCCGAGGTGGTCGCGTCGGCCGCGGCGCAGCGCGACGGTGATCTCTACGACATCGACGGTGTGCTCTACGGCGCGGCCCTTCGGCATGCCGTCGCGCTCGTCGTCGCGTCGATGGGGGAGCCGGTGCCCGGCACGATCGTCTCGGTGTTGCAGGCCGCTGCCGGCGCCGCCGAGCACTGCGCCGCCGACGGCGCCGAACTCGGAGCGGTCACCGTGGCTGCGGCGGACGCCGCTGCCGCGGCACTGGACCAGACACCACACCAGCTCGATGTGCTCGCTGAGGCCGGCGTGGTCGATTCCGGTGGCCGCGGCCTGCTGGTACTGCTGGACGCGATGGCATCCACGATCGCCGGACACACGGCGCGGCGCCCGACATACCAACCGTCGGCCGGGCCGGCGCTTCCTGCCGCAGGCACCTCGGCTCCGCCGCAGTTCGAGGTGATGTATCTGCTCAGCGGATGCGGTGCCGACGCCGTCGAGGGATTGCGGGCAGCGCTCGACCAGCTGGGCGAGTCGGTGACCATCGCGACCTCCGGCAGCAACGAGTTCTCGGTCCACGTGCACGTCGACGACGCCGGCGCCGCTGTCGAGGCGGGTTTGGCGGTGGGCACGCCGAGCCGTATCCAGATCACCGCGTTGCTCGGCGGCCCGGACACGCGTCCGGCGGGCGGCTGGGCCAAGGCGCGGGCAGTGCTGGCCGTTGTCGACGGCGACGGCGGGGCCGAGCTGTTCGCCGGCGAGGGCGCGGCCGTGCTGCGGCCCGCCGACGGTGAGGCGATCAGTGCCAAGCAACTCCTGCGGGCCCTCGTCGACGCGGGCGCCGCACAGGTGATGGTGCTGCCGAACGGATACGTCGCGGCCGAGGAACTCGTCGCGGGCTGCACGGCCGCCATCGGTTGGGGTATCGACGTGGTGCCGGTGCCGACCGGCTCGATGGTGCAGGGACTGGCTGCGTTGGCGGTCCACGACGGCGACCGGCAGGCCGTCGACGACGGCTACACCATGGCCCGCGCAGCCGCAGGCGCCCGGCACGGCTCGGTCCGCGTGGCCACCGAGGAGGCGCTGACGTGGGCAGGCACCTGCAAGCCGGGCGACGGGCTCGGTATCGCGGGCGACGAGGTGCTGATCGTCGGCCCCGACGTCACCACCGCGGCGGCCGGTCTCATCGATCTGCTCCTTCTCGCCGGCGGCGAGCTGATCACGGTGCTGACGGGTGACGGTGTCGCCCCCGATGTCGGCAAGGCGCTGCAGGAACACGTGCACCGCGAACATCTCGGCGCCGAACTGGTGACCTACCACACCGGCCACCGTGGCGATGCCCTGCTGATCGGAGTCGAGTAG
- the rpmB gene encoding 50S ribosomal protein L28, with product MAAVCDICGKAPGFGKSVSHSHRRTNRRWDPNIQSVRAVARPGGNKQRVNACTSCIKAGKVSRG from the coding sequence ATGGCTGCCGTGTGCGATATCTGCGGGAAGGCGCCGGGCTTCGGCAAGTCGGTGTCGCATTCGCATCGGCGGACCAACCGACGCTGGGACCCGAACATTCAGTCGGTCCGTGCCGTGGCACGCCCGGGCGGTAACAAGCAGCGTGTGAACGCCTGCACCTCCTGCATCAAGGCCGGCAAGGTCTCGCGCGGCTGA
- a CDS encoding uracil-DNA glycosylase, translating into MSELVEDGWARALEPVGPQVAQMGEFLREELGAGRRYLPAGQNVLRAFSFPFDQVRVLIVGQDPYPTPGHAVGLSFSVAPDVRPLPRSLSNIFTEYTEDLGFPQPTTGDLTPWAERGVLLLNRVLTVRPGTPASHRGKGWEAVTECAIRALVARDQPMVAVLWGRDASTLKPMLAEGDCGIIESPHPSPLSASRGFFGSRPFSRANELLQQKGAEPIDWQLP; encoded by the coding sequence ATGAGTGAACTCGTCGAGGACGGTTGGGCGCGGGCACTGGAGCCCGTAGGCCCCCAGGTGGCGCAGATGGGGGAGTTCCTGCGCGAAGAACTCGGCGCGGGCAGAAGGTATCTGCCTGCCGGGCAGAATGTCTTGCGCGCCTTCAGCTTTCCGTTCGATCAGGTGCGGGTGCTGATCGTCGGGCAGGATCCCTACCCGACGCCCGGACATGCGGTGGGTCTGAGCTTCTCGGTCGCTCCCGATGTGCGGCCCCTGCCGCGCAGCCTGTCCAACATCTTCACCGAGTACACCGAGGATCTCGGCTTTCCGCAGCCCACCACCGGGGACCTGACCCCGTGGGCCGAACGTGGTGTGCTGCTGCTCAACCGCGTACTGACCGTGCGGCCGGGCACGCCGGCGTCGCACCGCGGCAAGGGTTGGGAAGCGGTCACCGAATGCGCGATCCGCGCCTTGGTGGCGCGGGATCAGCCGATGGTGGCGGTGCTGTGGGGGCGTGACGCGTCGACCCTGAAACCGATGCTGGCCGAGGGTGATTGCGGGATCATCGAGTCCCCGCATCCGTCACCGTTGTCGGCATCGCGCGGATTCTTCGGGTCAAGGCCGTTCAGCCGGGCCAACGAACTGCTGCAGCAGAAGGGCGCCGAGCCCATCGACTGGCAGCTGCCCTGA